A stretch of the Arachis stenosperma cultivar V10309 chromosome 6, arast.V10309.gnm1.PFL2, whole genome shotgun sequence genome encodes the following:
- the LOC130934970 gene encoding uncharacterized protein LOC130934970 isoform X2 has translation MDRSKSRTDLLAAGKKRLQQFRQKKDGKGGSSRGKSKKSDKNLIPEDDTDGQSSPSMSTTSSQVTDGNVETDNESNAVSAELLESQSSPNSLTLDNLDPSADSSPLTITNTIDEETELDSGRKTALAVQEGREVDSELSSQDQGKRAEYVGADVAEDVSLRTSDDQKDLELDRRPGAEAQEVSKEDSELSFHDQGKNAQNVGAAVADDISLKTTDSLGPEGGPTYDHESAPAIVATAVGEPVPVTAEGDSREVSLLLSEDTTITSLMQTREDKVTNLGAMQDADGLDTKKSGQSTDVEEEFHKTEQLGKSVEVVSSPKDIMPDKHLTSNQGQGDDIATGGPSVKNLEGEILSGSSHEEMHLQPIQEQIVEQVHSGHGRGLQEEPYQQSTPVGSIALDPNHELSMGDDAVNLARPVDASHSFDAKTVDFMKLAGIIKDLNEDVLAEIIMGLNEDEFYFLLKSRREVSDADPLATNSTLPDGDFSEAFQRLKEELFLSTLMKSISDMQLGEHLELQLQADNEHPQVIDEVSELRASHLEVNEKNQLLIEELSNCRAELQDVSQKCVELQNQFNDAKGVVETLSARVVELQISCEVSQEDSLNLSADLSDGRSLISCLQSEKKGMNENLELVSSEKIRLPNEKEVHLGESKRLSTELSDLKSSMEVIEVGNEVFDDFLGFVSLKTCLNEMEKILAKLEQATNEFHFQSVGRSGEQVSPAAVSKTHEDEHEVEVRDSNEVHSSSESFIMFAKEETGNMRKLLSEWKGHVQSADALFKGERDGRKSGDAKNHDLKDQFEELKQHCSNLEASNVELTVQCEVAKQLLGDFQEKKCHLEELSEALKQEDIQLKAKNNELYEKLGQFQSKVSELYTEICDVKQSSNEMSSIIGDQLENLQKELTQRTMVLEQGWNTIMADIFKLVSKLNESVGETSSVVSFDAHDNLDINNLLAVSVNAATKMIFDLRKKLEATCSEHETICSSFKEVNMKCEDMLGRNELAVGVLHKIYNDLRKLLLSHSGSMGEEKIDVQSEALPDLLNYDSYQNIMRCLVDILTEKRELESVNNEMKSEMEELKIKCLDLDSVSKLIEDLAGALNIEHSQIERNNTPLSCLDSLVSSLLQKTRDAEIQLHMTKEGYGYSETELAELKDQMHYLDTLRLEKENEILVLKEILHQAEEALTAARSELHEKTNELEYSEQKVSSVREKLSIAVAKGKGLVVQRDGLKQSLAETSSELERCMQELQLKDARLHEVETKLKTYAEAGERMEAMESELSYIRNSSNSLRESFLLKDSMLQRIEEVLEELDLPEQFHSGDIIEKIDWLARSVASNSLPMNDWEQKESAGGVSYADAGYVARESLEDDGRLPPDSGDDSRKDDSQLQSDPGDVRQQQEELQASLVPLDGDDLRKKFEELHKKYFGLAEQNEMLEQSLMERNSIVQRWEELVDRIDMPSHLRSVEMEDRIEWVGRALAEANHHVDSLQLKIEKYESYCGLLNSDLEGSQRTVSALQTDLRSLTTEREHLSEKLEVLMFECEKLSMEVGQAEYQNEVMHNEISSLKDILEKKELENEKLHNELASLKDILEKKDSLEEQVFAIDSKLRKLHDLLGDALPESEMENLVSGTANIDSLEELLRKLIENQASLQSKKDAIEERIFTIDSKLQKLHDLVRDVLPESETQNLVSGSANIDSLEELLRRLVENQESLKSKKDATEEQIFTIDGKLRKLHDLVGGVLPESETENLVSGSLSIDSLEALLRKLIENQASLQSKKDAIEEQIFIIDGKLRKLHDLVGDALPESENENLVSGSLNIDSLEELLRRLMENQASLQSKKDANEEQIFIIGGKLRTLHDLVGDALPESETENLVSGSANIDSLEELLRKLIENQASIQSEKGAIEEQIFTTDGKLRKLHDLIRDVLPESETQNLVSGSSNIDSLEELLRKLVENQASLQSKKDAIEEQIFIIDGKLKKLHELVGDALPESKTENLVSGSANIDSLEELLRKLVENQASLQSKKDAIEEQIFTIDGKLQKLHDLVRDVLPESETQNLVSGSANIDSLEELLRKLVENQASLQSKKDAIEEQIFTIDGKLKKLHDLVGDVLPESETEILVSGSANIDSLEELLRKLIENQASLQTKKDATEEQIFIIDGKLRKLHELVGDALPESETENLVSGSANIDSLEELLRKLVENQASLQSKKDAIEEQIYTIDGKLKKLHDLVGDVLPESETENLVSGTANIDSLEELLRKLIENQASLQTKKDATEEQIFIIDGKLRKLHVLVGDALPESETENLVSGSANIDSLEELLRKLIENQASIQSEKGAIEEQIFTTNGRLRKLHDLVFDVLPEYETENLVSGSANIDTLEELLRKLVENQASLQSKKDTIEEQIFTIDVKLRKLHDLVGDVLPESETENLVSGSANIDSLEELLRKLIENQASLQSNKLMHVVELASDSSQQDGATILEARSTDMHDKEEADIDRYKKDLEEALSELEHAKEEREKTLEKQMALSIEVEGLSKRIEELQLLLNQEEQKSASVREKLNVAVRKGKSLVQHRDSLKQTIEEMTTEIMQLKSEISKREDTLAEHAQKLSHLSTYPNRLEALESEMIHLKNHLAESEHHLQEKEYSLNLILNKLGEIEIGGEGYISDPIKKLECIEKLCSDLHGTVASLEQESRKSKRAAELLLAELNEVQERNDAFQEELAKADAELVDLRKERDSFEAAKLEALSHLQKLSALHEEGKKNHSSEMTALKSSMNELCTGFGEIQHSLVSAFSMDLESFQNLEAGLKSCIKGSNATNMLDSSVAKTHNGMSPWSSITKSSLSSDSRSDFDTVGNFHLLRSQLQEVLVEIGSLKERITMHSSLMLEQDKNLSELMASIEKEMTIQRESCEAMKQKVTNQDGELVALRGSIDYLCEACISSVNEIENGKAELVGNKVESDPGINLMLTSFGDGTSEERIRTLVDRLLMAAKSVATIRTGFSDANHSEMKATITNLQLELQEKDVQRERICSELVKQIKDAEASANSYSQDLQSLKIQEHNLKKQVEVIEAERKILEERVNELQEKQRIAAELEERTKSQTDLLAAKDQEIESLMHALDEEEMQMEELTNKIVELEKVVQQKTQEIESLDSSRGKVMKKLAVTVGKFDELHHLSASLLSEVERLQSQLQERDGEISFLRQEVTRCTNDVLLATQMSNKAGSDEIFELLMWVDTMISQEGMDDILPDLKSNSQVHEYKEILQKKLMSVLSELENLKAVAENKDAMLQEEKSKVEKLNHKAETLEKSLHEKEMQLNLLEGVEENGKGASTSSEILEVEPVVNEWRTTGPFVTPQVRSLRKGNNDYVAIAVDEDPVSTSRIEDEEDDKVHGFKSLSSSKIVPRFTRPVTDLIDGLWVSCDRTLMRRPILRLGIIIYWAIVHALLAFFVV, from the exons TGAGGTTGATTCTGAGCTGTCTTCCCAAGATCAAGGGAAACGTGCTGAGTATGTTGGTGCTGATGTGGCTGAGGATGTTTCTTTGCGAACTTCAGACGACCAGAAAGATCTGGAATTGGATAGAAGGCCAGGTGCCGAGGCTCAGGAGGTCAGTAAGGAAGATTCTGAGTTGTCTTTCCACGATCAAGGGAAAAATGCTCAGAATGTTGGTGCTGCTGTGGCTGATGATATATCTTTGAAAACTACAGATAGCCTGGGTCCTGAAGGTGGACCAACTTATGATCATGAGTCTGCACCTGCCATTGTTGCAACTGCAGTTGGCGAGCCTGTTCCAGTCACAGCAGAGGGTGATAGCAGGGAAGTATCCTTGCTTTTATCTGAAGATACGACCATTACATCCTTGATGCAAACAAGGGAAGATAAGGTAACCAACTTAG GGGCAATGCAGGATGCTGATGGTTTGGATACAAAGAAATCTGGTCAAAGCACTGATGTGGAGGAGGAATTTCATAAAACAGAACAACTGGGCAAGTCAGTTGAAGTTGTTTCCTCCCCTAAAGACATTATGCCAGATAAACATTTGACTTCTAATCAAGGGCAGGGAGATGATATTGCAACTGGTGGTCCTTCTGTGAAGAATCTGGAGGGAGAAATATTATCAGGTTCATCCCATGAAGAAATGCATCTTCAGCCTAttcaagaacagattgttgaaCAGGTTCATAGTGGACATGGCAGAGGACTTCAGGAGGAGCCTTATCAGCAAAGCACTCCCGTTGGATCTATAGCTCTGGATCCAAATCATGAGTTGTCAATGGGAGATGACGCGGTTAATTTGGCCAGGCCAGTGGATGCCTCTCATAGTTTTGATGCAAAAACAGTTGATTTCATGAAGCTGGCTGGAATTATAAAAGATCTTAATGAAGATGTGCTGGCTGAAATTATAATGGGGCTTAATGAAGACGAGTTTTACTTTTTGCTCAAGTCAAGAAGGGAAGTTTCCGATGCAGATCCTCTAGCCACTAATTCAACTCTACCTGATGGTGACTTTTCAGAAGCATTTCAGAGACTTAAAGAAGAATTGTTCCTTTCAACTTTAATGAAAAGTATATCTGACATGCAGTTAGGTGAACACTTGGAGCTACAGCTGCAGGCTGACAATGAACATCCCCAGGTCATTGATGAAGTATCTGAGCTCCGAGCTTCTCATCTCGAAGTTAACGAGAAGAATCAACTCCTCATTGAAGAGCTTTCTAATTGCCGTGCTGAACTGCAAGATGTTTCCCAAAAGTGTGTTGAACTGCAAAACCAATTTAATGATGCCAAGGGTGTGGTTGAAACTCTTTCTGCCAGAGTAGTTGAGCTGCAGATTAGTTGTGAAGTCTCCCAAGAAGATTCATTGAATCTGTCAGCAGATTTGTCCGACGGTAGAAGCTTGATCTCATGCTTACAATCTGAAAAGAAGGGTATGAATGAAAATCTCGAGTTGGTGTCTTCTGAGAAAATCAGACTTCCAAATGAGAAGGAGGTTCATCTAGGTGAAAGTAAGAGGCTGTCAACTGAATTATCTGACTTAAAGAGTTCCATGGAAGTTATAGAAGTTGGAAACGAAGTCTTTGATGATTTTCTTGGTTTTGTTTCGTTGAAGACTTGCTTGAATGAGATGGAGAAAATTTTGGCGAAGCTTGAACAGGCAACTAATGAGTTCCATTTTCAATCAGTCGGCAGGTCTGGTGAACAAGTTTCTCCAGCTGCAGTATCAAAAACACATGAAGATGAACATGAGGTGGAGGTAAGGGATTCAAATGAAGTTCATTCGTCATCAGAATCATTTATTATGTTTGCCAAAGAGGAAACTGGAAACATGAGAAAATTGCTTTCAGAGTGGAAGGGGCATGTTCAGAGTGCAGATGCGTTGTTCAAGGGGGAGCGTGATGGTAGGAAAAGTGGTGATGCAAAGAACCATGATCTCAAAGATCAGTTCGAAGAATTGAAACAACATTGTTCAAATTTGGAAGCATCCAATGTTGAACTTACAGTTCAATGTGAAGTTGCAAAACAACTTCTGGGTGACtttcaagaaaagaaatgtCATCTTGAGGAACTCTCTGAAGCTTTAAAACAAGAAGATATCCAACTCAAAGCCAAAAATAACGAACTTTATGAAAAACTTGGGCAGTTTCAGTCAAAAGTTAGTGAATTATATACTGAAATCTGTGATGTGAAACAAAGTTCAAATGAGATGTCTTCTATCATTGGTGATCAACTGGAAAATTTGCAGAAGGAGTTGACTCAAAGAACTATGGTGCTCGAGCAAGGCTGGAATACTATTATGGCTGatatatttaaattagttaGCAAGCTGAATGAATCAGTTGGGGAAACATCCTCAGTCGTCTCGTTTGATGCTCATGATAACTTGGATATCAATAATCTGTTAGCAGTTTCTGTTAATGCAGCCACTAAAATGATTTTTGATCTTCGGAAGAAACTTGAAGCTACTTGTTCGGAACATGAAACAATCTGCTCATCATTTAAAGAGGTGAATATGAAATGTGAGGATATGCTTGGACGGAATGAATTGGCCGTTGGTGTATTGCACAAGATATACAATGACCTGCGGAAACTTCTGCTCAGTCATAGTGGATCTATGGGTGAAGAGAAGATAGATGTACAAAGTGAAGCACTGCCTGATCTCCTTAACTATGATAGCTATCAGAATATCATGAGATGTCTTGTGGATATATTGACTGAAAAGCGGGAGCTCGAGTCTGTTAACAATGAGATGAAGTCAGAAATGGAGGAACTGAAGATTAAGTGTCTTGATCTAGACTCTGTTAGCAAGTTAATTGAAGATCTTGCCGGCGCTCTGAATATAGAGCATTCGCAGATTGAAAGAAATAATACTCCTCTTTCATGCTTGGATTCATTAGTGTCTAGCCTTCTACAGAAAACCAGAGATGCTGAAATCCAGTTACACATGACTAAAGAAGGCTATGGATATAGCGAGACTGAATTGGCTGAATTGAAGGACCAAATGCATTATCTAGACACACTGCGTCttgagaaagaaaatgaaatccTTGTTCTTAAGGAAATCTTACACCAAGCAGAGGAAGCTCTTACTGCTGCTCGTTCTGAATTGCATGAGAAAACAAACGAACTTGAATATTCAGAGCAAAAGGTGTCCTCCGTGCGGGAGAAACTTAGCATTGCAGTTGCCAAGGGAAAAGGCTTGGTTGTCCAGCGGGATGGCCTCAAGCAGTCTCTGGCTGAGACATCTAGTGAACTGGAGAGATGCATGCAGGAGTTGCAATTGAAAGATGCTAGACTTCATGAGGTTGAAACAAAGCTTAAGACCTACGCAGAGGCTGGTGAGCGCATGGAAGCTATGGAATCTGAGCTTTCATATATTCGTAATTCATCTAATTCCTTGAGAGAGTCATTTCTTCTTAAAGATTCAATGCTTCAGAGGATAGAAGAGGTTTTGGAAGAACTAGATCTCCCAGAGCAGTTTCATTCAGGAGATATAATTGAAAAGATTGATTGGTTGGCTAGGTCAGTTGCTAGTAACTCATTGCCTATGAATGATTGGGAGCAGAAGGAATCTGCAGGAGGAGTTTCATATGCTGATGCTGGTTATGTTGCCAGAGAGTCCTTGGAAGATGATGGTCGGCTGCCACCAGATTCAGGGGATGATTCCCGGAAAGATGATAGTCAGCTGCAATCAGATCCAGGGGATGTACGGCAGCAACAAGAAGAGCTACAAGCCAGTCTTGTCCCACTAGATGGAGATGATCTGAGAAAGAAATTTGAGGAGTTACACAAGAAGTATTTTGGTCTGGCTGAGCAAAATGAAATGCTGGAGCAGTCATTGATGGAAAGAAACAGCATAGTTCAGAGATGGGAAGAGCTTGTAGACAGGATTGATATGCCTTCACATTTACGGTCTGTGGAAATGGAGGATAGAATTGAATGGGTAGGACGAGCACTTGCTGAGGCTAATCATCATGTTGATTCTCTGCAGCTTAAGATTGAAAAATACGAAAGCTATTGTGGATTGCTAAATTCTGATCTTGAAGGGTCTCAAAGGACTGTGTCTGCTCTTCAGACAGACCTTAGATCTCTTACAACTGAGAGAGAGCACCTTTCTGAAAAACTGGAAGTACTGATGTTTGAATGTGAGAAACTATCTATGGAGGTTGGGCAAGCTGAATATCAGAATGAAGTGATGCATAATGAAATATCTAGTTTGAAGGATATACTGGAAAAGAAAGAACTTGAGAATGAAAAGTTGCATAATGAACTAGCTAGTTTGAAGGATATATTGGAAAAGAAAGATTCACTTGAAGAACAAGTATTTGCCATTGATAGCAAGCTCAGAAAACTGCATGACTTACTTGGTGATGCGTTGCCAGAATCTGAAATGGAAAATCTGGTTTCTGGAACTGCAAATATTGATTCCTTGGAAGAACTGCTGAGAAAGCTTATAGAAAATCAAGCTAGTCTTCAATCAAAGAAGGATGCAATTGAAGAACGAATTTTCACCATTGATAGTAAGCTCCAAAAACTGCATGACTTAGTTCGTGATGTCTTGCCAGAATCTGAAACACAAAATCTGGTTTCTGGAAGTGCAAATATTGATTCCTTGGAAGAATTGCTGAGAAGGCTTGTAGAAAATCAAGAAAGTCTTAAATCAAAGAAAGATGCAACTGAAGAACAAATTTTCACCATTGATGGGAAGCTCAGAAAACTGCATGACTTAGTTGGTGGTGTGTTGCCAGAATCCGAAACCGAAAATCTTGTTTCCGGAAGTTTAAGTATTGATTCCTTGGAAGCACTGCTGAGAAAGCTTATAGAAAATCAAGCTAGTCTTCAATCAAAGAAGGATGCAATTGAAGAACAAATTTTCATCATTGATGGGAAGCTCAGGAAACTGCATGACTTAGTTGGTGATGCGCTTCCAGAATCCGAAAATGAAAATCTTGTTTCCGGAAGTTTAAATATTGATTCCTTGGAAGAACTGCTGAGAAGGCTTATGGAAAATCAAGCTAGTCTTCAATCAAAGAAGGATGCAAATGAAGAACAAATTTTCATCATTGGTGGGAAGCTCAGGACACTGCATGACTTAGTTGGTGATGCGCTGCCAGAATCCGAAACTGAAAATCTTGTTTCCGGAAGTGCAAATATTGATTCCTTGGAAGAACTGCTGAGAAAGCTTATAGAAAATCAAGCAAGTATTCAATCAGAGAAAGGTGCAATTGAAGAACAAATTTTCACCACTGATGGCAAGCTCAGGAAACTGCATGACTTAATTCGTGATGTCTTGCCAGAATCTGAAACACAAAATCTGGTTTCTGGAAGTTCAAATATTGATTCCTTGGAAGAATTGCTGAGAAAGCTTGTAGAAAATCAAGCAAGCCTTCAATCAAAGAAAGATGCAATTGAAGAACAAATTTTCATCATTGATGGGAAGCTCAAAAAACTGCATGAATTAGTAGGTGATGCGCTGCCAGAATCCAAAACTGAAAATCTTGTTTCCGGAAGTGCAAATATTGATTCCTTGGAAGAACTGCTGAGAAAGCTTGTAGAAAATCAAGCAAGCCTTCAATCAAAGAAAGATGCAATTGAAGAACAAATTTTCACCATTGATGGTAAGCTCCAAAAACTGCATGACTTAGTTCGTGATGTCTTGCCAGAATCTGAAACACAAAATCTGGTTTCTGGAAGTGCAAATATTGATTCCTTGGAAGAATTGCTAAGAAAGCTTGTAGAAAATCAAGCAAGCCTTCAATCAAAGAAAGATGCAATTGAAGAACAAATTTTCACCATTGATGGGAAGCTCAAAAAACTGCATGACTTAGTTGGTGATGTGCTGCCAGAATCTGAAACTGAAATTCTGGTTTCTGGAAGTGCAAATATTGATTCCTTGGAAGAACTGCTGAGAAAGCTTATAGAAAATCAAGCTAGTCTTCAAACAAAGAAGGATGCAACTGAAGAACAAATTTTCATCATTGATGGGAAGCTCAGAAAACTGCATGAATTAGTAGGTGATGCGCTGCCAGAATCCGAAACTGAAAATCTTGTTTCCGGAAGTGCAAATATTGATTCCTTGGAAGAACTGCTGAGAAAGCTTGTAGAAAATCAAGCAAGCCTTCAATCAAAGAAAGATGCAATTGAAGAACAAATTTACACCATTGATGGGAAGCTAAAAAAACTGCATGACTTAGTTGGTGATGTGCTGCCAGAATCTGAAACTGAAAATCTGGTTTCTGGAACTGCAAATATTGATTCCTTGGAAGAACTGCTGAGAAAGCTTATAGAAAATCAAGCTAGTCTTCAAACAAAGAAGGATGCAACTGAAGAACAAATTTTCATCATTGATGGGAAGCTCAGAAAACTGCATGTATTAGTAGGTGATGCGCTGCCAGAATCCGAAACTGAAAATCTTGTTTCCGGAAGTGCAAATATTGATTCCTTGGAAGAACTGCTGAGAAAGCTTATAGAAAATCAAGCAAGTATTCAATCAGAGAAAGGTGCAATTGAAGAACAAATTTTCACCACTAATGGCAGGCTCAGGAAACTGCATGACTTAGTTTTTGACGTCTTGCCAGAATATGAAACAGAAAATCTGGTTTCCGGAAGTGCAAATATTGATACCTTGGAAGAATTGCTGAGAAAGCTTGTAGAAAATCAAGCCAGCCTTCAATCAAAGAAAGATACAATTGAAGAACAAATTTTCACCATTGATGTCAAACTCAGGAAACTGCATGATTTAGTTGGTGATGTGTTGCCAGAATCTGAAACAGAAAATCTGGTTTCCGGAAGTGCAAATATTGATTCCTTGGAAGAACTGCTGAGAAAGCTTATAGAAAATCAAGCAAGTCTTCAATCAAACAAACTGATGCATGTGGTTGAACTTGCTAGTGACAGTTCACAACAAGATGGTGCCACTATTCTGGAGGCAAGAAGTACAGATATGCATGATAAGGAGGAGGCAGATATTGATAGATATAAGAAAGATCTGGAGGAGGCTTTGAGTGAATTGGAGCATGcaaaggaggagagagagaaaactTTGGAAAAGCAAATGGCTTTATCCATTGAAGTTGAAGGTTTGAGCAAAAGAATTGAGGAGTTGCAATTGCTTCTTAATCAGGAGGAGCAGAAGTCAGCTTCTGTTAGAGAAAAATTAAACGTTGCTGTCAGGAAAGGGAAGTCTTTGGTCCAACACCGAGACAGTCTTAAACAAACAATTGAAGAGATGACTACTGAGATTATGCAGTTGAAATCTGAGATCAGTAAGAGGGAAGATACTCTGGCTGAGCATGCTCAGAAGTTAAGTCATTTGTCAACTTACCCAAATAGATTGGAAGCTCTTGAATCTGAGATGATACATCTGAAGAACCACTTGGCAGAATCTGAGCACCACTTGCAGGAGAAAGAATATTCTTTGAACCTGATTTTGAACAAGTTAGGTGAGATTGAGATTGGTGGTGAGGGTTATATAAGTGATCCAATCAAGAAGTTGGAATGCATTGAGAAACTTTGCTCTGATCTGCATGGTACTGTTGCCTCTTTAGAACAAGAATCCAGGAAATCTAAAAGAGCAGCAGAGCTCCTGTTGGCAGAGTTGAATGAGGTTCAGGAAAGAAATGATGCTTTTCAGGAGGAGCTCGCAAAGGCAGATGCTGAGCTTGTGGATCTCAGGAAAGAGAGGGATTCATTTGAGGCTGCCAAACTGGAAGCTCTTTCACATCTTCAAAAGTTGTCAGCCTTGCATGAGGAGGGAAAAAAGAACCATTCTTCCGAGATGACGGCATTAAAATCTAGCATGAATGAACTCTGCACAGGATTTGGTGAGATACAGCATTCACTGGTTAGTGCGTTCTCCATGGATTTGGAATCTTTTCAGAATCTGGAGGCTGGTCTCAAGTCATGCATAAAAGGAAGCAATGCTACAAATATGTTGGATTCATCTGTTGCCAAAACACATAATGGCATGTCACCTTGGTCATCTATTACCAag AGCTCCTTGTCTTCAGATTCTCGATCTGATTTTGACACAGTTGGAAATTTCCATCTTCTTCGGAGTCAACTGCAAGAGGTATTGGTAGAGATTGGTTCTCTTAAGGAAAGAATAACTATGCACTCAAGTTTGATGCTGGAGCAAGACAAGAATCTGTCTGAACTAATGGCGAGTATTGAAAAAGAAATGACTATCCAAAGAGAGTCTTGTGAAGCCATGAAGCAAAAAGTTACTAATCAAGATGGGGAACTAGTTGCATTACGTGGGAGCATTGACTacctttgtgaagcatgtatcaGCTCGGTCAATGAAATTGAAAATGGAAAAGCTGAACTGGTTGGAAATAAGGTTGAATCAGATCCAGGGATTAACTTGATGCTGACATCATTCGGCGATGGAACATCTGAAGAACGCATCAGAACCCTCGTAGATAGATTGCTGATGGCTGCAAAAAGTGTTGCTACTATAAGAACTGGATTTTCAGATGCTAATCATAGTGAAATGAAGGCTACTATAACAAATTTACAGCTAGAGCTTCAGGAGAAGGATGTCCAAAGAGAGAGGATTTGCTCAGAGCTGGTAAAGCAGATCAAGGATGCTGAAGCTTCTGCAAACAGTTACTCTCAAGATCTTCAATCTCTTAAGATTCAAGAGCACAATCTTAAGAAACAGGTGGAAGTAATTGAGGCAGAAAGGAAGATACTGGAAGAGAGAGTAAATGAGCTGCAGGAAAAGCAACGAATTGCAGCTGAATTGGAGGAGAGAACCAAATCTCAGACTGATTTGCTGGCCGCCAAAGACCAAG AAATCGAATCACTCATGCATGCACTTGATGAGGAAGAGATGCAAATGGAAGAGCTGACAAATAAGATTGTGGAACTTGAGAAGGTTGTTCAGCAGAAGACTCAGGAGATTGAAAGTCTTGACTCCTCTCGTGGTAAGGTTATGAAAAAGCTTGCTGTAACTGTAGGTAAGTTTGATGAGCTTCACCACCTGTCTGCAAGTCTCCTTTCGGAGGTTGAAAGGCTTCAGTCCCAATTGCAAGAAAGAGACGGTGAAATTTCTTTCTTAAGACAAGAGGTTACAAGATGCACGAATGATGTTCTTCTTGCAACACAAATGAGTAACAAGGCAGGTTCAGACGAGATCTTTGAGCTTTTGATGTGGGTTGACACAATGATATCTCAAGAGGGGATGGATGATATACTTCCCGACCTCAAAAGCAATAGTCAAGTTCATGAATACAAAGAAATACTTCAGAAGAAACTGATGTCTGTATTATCGGAATTGGAGAATCTAAAGGCTGTTGCTGAAAATAAGGATGCAATGTTGCAAGAAGAAAAGAGTAAGGTAGAAAAGTTGAACCACAAAGCAGAAACTCTTGAGAAGTCCTTGCATGAGAAAGAAATGCAGTTGAATTTGCTTGAAGGTGTTGAAGAAAATGGGAAGGGAGCTAGCACGAGCTCAGAAATTTTGGAAGTTGAACCAGTG GTGAACGAGTGGAGAACAACAGGGCCTTTTGTAACACCTCAAGTCCGCAGTTTGCGCAAGGGCAATAATGATTATGTTGCCATTGCTGTAGATGAAGACCCTGTTAGTACTAGTAGGATAGAAGATGAAGAGGACGACAAAG TCCATGGTTTCAAATCACTTAGTTCTTCAAAAATAGTCCCGAGATTTACTAGACCTGTGACAGACTTGATCGATGGCTTGTG GGTTTCATGTGATCGAACTCTTATGAGACGGCCAATATTGCGGCTCGGCATTATAATTTATTGGGCCATAGTGCACGCACTTCTTGCCTTCTTCGTAGTTTGA